The nucleotide sequence AAACATCACTTCCGAGTGTCACTTTTACAACATCGCCATTTTCTTTTGTAATGGTTGCCGTTTTTGATGTATCGTCCCAATCAACCTTGCAGTCAAGCATTTCAGATACTGCACGAATCGGCACTTGTGTTCGTCCGTTTTCATCAACAAACGGCTGTGCGTCTGGGAATACTACGTCTGTGCTGTCTACTTTTACCGTAACG is from Hominilimicola fabiformis and encodes:
- a CDS encoding copper amine oxidase N-terminal domain-containing protein gives rise to the protein VTVKVDSTDVVFPDAQPFVDENGRTQVPIRAVSEMLDCKVDWDDTSKTATITKENGDVVKVTLGSDVLTVNNKSSQMDTTAIIKDDRTFIPVRFVAEALGLEVEWLE